A section of the Phaseolus vulgaris cultivar G19833 chromosome 8, P. vulgaris v2.0, whole genome shotgun sequence genome encodes:
- the LOC137824559 gene encoding uncharacterized protein, whose product MERMTEADQTMLLLSLQREMAEMKRKTEETAQKIEQELQVLRRENEEMKKKLGRSCTSPPNPGSAEGARDRVPPRETEMNEESCLVRSARTTVTADSTCRHPFTNTIIEVPLPDKWKGFNRDRYDGSTDPDEHIDAYTTHMSLYTSDDAVLCRVFPTYLKGATIGSFATLVAKFETQFATSRPHHLTSIALVGIRQEKGESLRTFVDRFSKVAMSIQNLSPYIAMHHMLTALRPGPFADNLCRQPADSLDELRKKAAKCMQLEELREFRNQASGEKNKEEKDLQGRPSKRNDRRRDNRDRPIWFSRYTP is encoded by the coding sequence ATGGAGAGAATGACTGAAGCCGACCAAACGATGTTGTTGTTATCTCTGCAGAGAGAGATGGCCGAGATGAAGAGAAAGACCGAGGAGACTGCTCAGAAGATCGAGCAAGAGCTGCAAGTTCTCCGCAGGGAGAAtgaagagatgaaaaagaagCTAGGCAGGTCCTGCACCTCTCCTCCCAACCCAGGGTCGGCCGAAGGGGCGAGAGACAGAGTCCCTCCCCGGGAGACCGAGATGAACGAAGAGTCATGCCTGGTCAGGTCCGCTCGGACGACCGTGACGGCCGACTCGACCTGCCGACATCCTTTTACCAACACCATCATTGAAGTCCCACTACCAGACAAGTGGAAAGGTTTCAACCGAGATCGATATGACGGGTCTACCGATCCGGACGAGCATATTGATGCATACACTACCCACATGAGTCTCTACACCTCGGATGACGCAGTGTTATGCCGTGTGTTTCCTACGTATTTGAAGGGAGCAACCATTGGCAGCTTTGCCACACTCGTGGCGAAGTTTGAGACCCAGTTCGCCACCAGCCGACCGCACCACCTGACATCCATCGCCCTGGTGGGCATCCGccaggagaagggagagtccTTGAGAACCTTTGTTGATAGGTTCAGTAAGGTGGCAATGAGCATCCAGAATCTGAGCCCATACATTGCCATGCATCACATGCTGACAGCCCTACGTCCAGGGCCCTTTGCTGACAACCTGTGCAGGCAACCGGCCGATAGCCTGGACGAGCTGAGAAAGAAAGCTGCTAAGTGCATGCAGCTGGAAGAACTCAGAGAGTTCCGTAACCAGGCCAGTGGAGAGAAGAACAAAGAGGAGAAAGACCTCCAAGGCCGACCGAGTAAAAGGAACGACCGACGCAGAGACAACCGGGACCGACCAATCTGGTTCTCTAGATACACACCCTGA